AGGTTTAGATCCACACTTCATGATCTTAAGTTCATCCCCGGGAATTCGATTACTGATTTCTATGAACTTGAGCACAATATTTCTCAAATTCACTGTTGTTAATGGATCTGGGTATGAAGAGATCAAAACACTGTCCATAAAGAAATTACATGTTGTGGCGGCCATCCATATTTGATGTTGAAAGGTTACCGCACCAGCTTTGGTGTTCTGTTTCTTGATATGGACTACTAATATTTGTCTTtgatggttttgtttttctgagacattaaattttatttttgtagtttttgtgGGCACAGTTTCTTGGATTCAAGTTATCGTTGGTCTATTGATATGCTTGGAACTGTATTCATTTAATATCAAGTATTTCTTACATTATAATGTCAGCTGATAGACCCTTGGTTCATTAGAGGTTGAGTAGTGTGGGTGTTTtccaattattaatttttacttgcCTTAGCCTCTGAGAAAGCAAAATAATTGATGAAAATATCacttaactttcaaaaaaaaaaataatctcaGTGTTTATTTAATGTACATTAATTCTTTAATTGACTTATTTTTAGCGTTAGTACTGTATTGAGTATGTTTGTTGTTAATTTTAGGGTCAAAAAATCGAGGCAAGTGCTCGGAAGGCCATGATCTCCAAATTCAGGTTGGAGCTTTGTGAAGGAAAGGTGTACAAGATTGCATTGATACTAATTTTTGTACAAGGAGCAACATGCGAATGGGAGACTGTCAGGGATACAAGGAGTTTTTTACGAGAAATAAAAGGAAGCATTAAAAGGATTATCGGTGGAAGAGGTGACTTGTAAAGAACTCTTTTAGtgcttttaaaattattttatgttttttcctGGGTATAATTGTTGTAGTTTATTTAGGGAATTTTTTAATATGGTATGTGATGATAAAAACTTTTGCTGAATGTTTGGGATTTTGATCGGTGATGTGTGTTGAAACTAGCGATCTGATGCAGAGTATATTGTTTCCATATAACATTGTTAGTCTCTTTAAATACAAGTTTGTACTTGATAAGTTGATTGTTTTGTTAGTATTTTGTCCTTCAATTTTCTGAAGAAGTTTATATCTGAAAGATATACCGGGAATTGTGGGTTGTGGGTTGTGGGGGTGGGGGAGGGTAAACAACAACACACAGTTCTTAGTCTTTAATTTGTGAGGATAATATGTTCCATATTCTTTAACTACTCTTCAGTATGTTTCTAAAGCACTAAGTTAATGGTGGAATTCTATTTGAATTTTATGCTTCCTTGGTAAACAAGACACCAATCTGGTCTCTGCTCTAATCATAAAGCTGATTTCTATACGGAAAATTCTGGTGCCTTTGCTGCCTTAAATCTTGTGCTGTCTTTGTGCTATTCTTCTGTTTGTGGCTGCTTGCTGAAGGTGGAAAGGTACAATGTGTTAGGCTGAATTTGTGGGAGTGCTATTGGGAGTTTGTTCTTGCATCTGGCAGCGTGATGTTTCTGTTTCTAGACCAGTTTATTATGCTGGTTTTTTGTCCCCCCTTGGGCCAATAATGCGCATAGATTGAGGAAGGTTTGGCTTGTGCTGGGGGGTGCTGTTTTTAGCTTAGTTTTTTCCTTTAGTGCCTTGATGTA
This is a stretch of genomic DNA from Lotus japonicus ecotype B-129 chromosome 1, LjGifu_v1.2. It encodes these proteins:
- the LOC130727982 gene encoding uncharacterized protein LOC130727982 isoform X2, producing MLLCYGAHLLSIFASPYLQTMGQKIEASARKAMISKFRLELCEGKVYKIALILIFVQGATCEWETVRDTRSFLREIKGSIKRIIGGRDHGYSAKK
- the LOC130727982 gene encoding uncharacterized protein LOC130727982 isoform X1, whose product is MLLCYGAHLLSIFASPYLQTMGQKIEASARKAMISKFRLELCEGKVYKIALILIFVQGATCEWETVRDTRSFLREIKGSIKRIIGGRDMPRRVNSIVQVNDSKET